From Methanomassiliicoccales archaeon LGM-RCC1, one genomic window encodes:
- a CDS encoding trimethylamine methyltransferase family protein, translating to MENLKLQILTEEEIKKIHACSLDILSTVGVSVGDSEARSIFKKAGCSVDESSKVVRIPPSIVDECLHSVPKSFILHGRDSKFDVKMVGDGSVTNYINLGIGTRTAIYNGDGSYDIRDATLRDEANFAMVLESCENINWFTQPASAMDLINTKCARSLHEVDAMMSNCAKPFLPDPDVNYIDTYFEMIKTVYSGDEEEARKRPFFIIGGTTSSPLQLDAHMCQLYIRACRNSLPVMTMTMEMAGTTSPIHLAGTLVLHNCEALTNVVLAQLCRKGTPVIYGTATTAFDFVDSTAPFGCPEAALLSSALAQIAQFYGLPNITTGGGSDSIHVDAQAGHESTLTAMLTQLAGSNNVFGSGLIELGMTFSLEELVLRDEMISMEKRVKHGIRVDDETLSVDAIKAIGIAGDFITRPETIANFDSMSKTLTFNRKMYDDWINSDPRDALDRAHAKVTDILFNYQPTPVDSDVRKQLDQIIINADKAEGATESTQNLLDRVHHL from the coding sequence ATGGAGAATCTGAAGCTTCAAATCCTCACGGAGGAAGAGATCAAGAAGATCCATGCATGTTCGCTGGACATCCTGTCGACAGTCGGTGTTTCAGTGGGTGATTCCGAAGCTAGGTCGATATTCAAGAAAGCTGGATGCTCAGTGGACGAATCCTCGAAAGTGGTCCGCATACCCCCTTCCATCGTGGACGAATGTCTTCATTCTGTTCCTAAGAGCTTTATCCTTCACGGTCGCGATTCGAAGTTTGATGTAAAGATGGTCGGAGATGGTTCCGTCACCAACTACATCAACCTTGGAATAGGGACGAGAACCGCCATATACAACGGAGACGGCTCGTATGACATTAGGGATGCGACTTTGAGGGACGAGGCTAACTTTGCCATGGTCCTAGAGAGCTGTGAGAACATCAATTGGTTTACTCAACCTGCCTCTGCGATGGATCTGATTAATACCAAATGTGCCCGCAGCCTGCATGAAGTGGATGCGATGATGAGTAACTGTGCAAAACCGTTCCTTCCCGATCCAGATGTCAACTATATCGACACATATTTCGAGATGATCAAGACGGTCTATAGCGGAGATGAGGAAGAGGCCAGGAAGAGGCCTTTTTTCATTATCGGAGGAACAACCTCCAGTCCGCTACAGCTCGATGCTCATATGTGTCAATTGTACATCCGTGCATGTAGGAATAGTCTGCCGGTCATGACAATGACCATGGAGATGGCAGGAACCACTTCACCGATACACCTGGCGGGTACCCTGGTCCTGCATAATTGCGAGGCACTTACGAATGTGGTTCTGGCCCAACTGTGCAGGAAGGGGACACCCGTTATCTACGGCACTGCTACTACAGCTTTCGATTTCGTGGACAGCACTGCACCCTTCGGATGTCCCGAAGCTGCTCTTCTGAGTTCTGCACTGGCTCAGATAGCACAATTCTACGGTCTTCCGAACATCACGACAGGTGGAGGTTCCGATTCCATTCATGTCGATGCACAGGCAGGACACGAGAGCACCCTGACCGCTATGCTGACCCAATTGGCCGGATCTAACAACGTATTTGGTTCAGGACTAATCGAACTCGGAATGACATTCTCATTGGAGGAACTCGTGCTCAGAGATGAGATGATCTCCATGGAGAAGAGGGTTAAACATGGGATAAGGGTCGATGATGAGACACTTTCAGTAGATGCCATCAAAGCAATAGGTATTGCAGGAGACTTCATAACACGCCCGGAGACTATAGCAAACTTCGATTCGATGTCCAAGACTTTGACATTCAACAGAAAGATGTATGATGATTGGATCAATTCCGATCCTAGAGATGCTCTGGATCGCGCGCATGCAAAGGTGACCGATATCCTCTTTAACTATCAGCCTACCCCTGTTGATTCAGATGTGCGTAAGCAGCTTGATCAGATTATCATAAATGCCGATAAGGCAGAAGGTGCAACGGAATCTACACAAAACCTCCTAGATCGTGTTCACCATCTATAA
- a CDS encoding translation elongation factor EF-1beta: protein MGQIVAGYDLMPEGTEVDLQAIIDKLASYIPAGIQITETSINPVAFGLMKITAGFVIDDTDSEIGSKLEDALRAIPGIAEIECVASTVL, encoded by the coding sequence ATGGGACAGATTGTTGCAGGATACGACCTCATGCCCGAGGGAACGGAAGTGGATCTCCAGGCTATCATCGATAAGCTGGCCAGCTACATCCCCGCAGGTATTCAGATCACCGAGACCAGCATCAACCCTGTTGCATTCGGTCTCATGAAGATCACGGCCGGTTTCGTCATCGACGACACCGATTCGGAGATCGGAAGCAAGCTCGAGGACGCGCTCCGTGCAATTCCCGGAATCGCGGAGATCGAGTGCGTAGCATCCACAGTTCTCTGA
- a CDS encoding zinc finger domain-containing protein has translation MAADKICSSCGKRLIGHGNTFFKCPKCGDYEIGRCDQCRDQSVPYECKKCGFIGP, from the coding sequence ATGGCAGCTGACAAAATATGCTCTTCATGCGGTAAGAGGCTCATCGGCCACGGCAACACTTTCTTCAAGTGCCCCAAGTGCGGGGACTACGAGATCGGAAGGTGCGACCAGTGCCGCGACCAGAGTGTCCCTTACGAGTGCAAGAAATGCGGATTCATCGGACCATGA
- a CDS encoding DUF4365 domain-containing protein yields MSEAKRAYCGSYDREFEPNDKKYNLIKEEISYSFLKSIASYIGADFSKTGRMIDDDGIDVSLRLPQGRLGPTKNPKPGIDVQMKCTSSPKYDKDEQFLNFDLSTDVFNLMKNTSAVNPTIFMILILPKKISEWVGVDYDKLMIKNHALWYNPADCDKVPEDNQQTVRLKIPVKNIVNPDSLQMMIRKAANEELISNMGS; encoded by the coding sequence ATGAGCGAAGCAAAAAGGGCATATTGTGGTTCATACGACAGGGAGTTCGAACCTAACGATAAGAAGTATAATCTGATTAAAGAGGAGATCAGCTATAGCTTCCTGAAATCGATCGCTTCATACATCGGTGCGGACTTCAGTAAGACCGGACGTATGATCGATGACGATGGAATAGATGTATCTCTCAGGCTTCCTCAGGGAAGATTGGGTCCCACGAAGAATCCGAAACCAGGAATAGATGTGCAGATGAAATGTACATCGTCCCCTAAATATGATAAAGATGAGCAATTCCTAAACTTCGATCTGAGTACGGATGTATTCAACTTGATGAAAAATACCAGTGCAGTGAACCCGACAATTTTCATGATACTAATACTACCGAAAAAGATTAGTGAATGGGTCGGTGTTGATTACGATAAACTAATGATCAAGAACCACGCTTTATGGTATAATCCTGCAGATTGCGACAAAGTGCCGGAAGACAATCAACAGACTGTCAGGTTAAAAATACCTGTCAAAAACATAGTGAATCCCGACAGCTTGCAAATGATGATAAGAAAAGCGGCCAATGAAGAACTAATAAGCAATATGGGGTCCTGA